The nucleotide sequence tcaaactatttatttattatatttaaggaactacttgttgacaaaaaaaaaggagctaCTTATTATAACATACATATTAATTTTAAGCAAATCATATAACCGTAAACCACTAAccctatttttttgtaaactaaaccaCTAACCTTATATTAAAGGTACATATAATAGATACTCTCTCcattccacaaagatagattttttaatattttcatacatattaagaaaatatattaaattatcataataaatatatcattttctgtaattttcaattttaaataacttttaaccaataatatttcaataaagtcaattaatttttttgaagtttacaattttcatagaaaacacaaaaaatatatacatctttttgaaacaatttgtttcttctaaaaagtctatctttaaggaacggaaggagtataccagagcaaaaaattataataggtTGACCTCTACCATTAATTCACGTGTTATATCATATCAACACTGTTAAAAACAAACTATATCAGACAATGTGAACACTTGGGAGATTTtgtattatgttttatgtttacataattttcatagattataattaaaaaatagggTTAGTGGGTTACGGTTATATTATTTGGTTAAAATTAATATGTATGTGTacttatttaaagaaaataataaatagctccttaaataaataaaaaataatttgacataatattttatcaattggtagtgttattgttttaatagaatacaTTAATTATTGTTGGAAAGTTTTCGAGAAATAAACTTTGCTCCTGCTGTGACTCATTATGGCGATGATATGTGGGGGAAAAATTGACGTTCATTGGACGTATTTTATCCCCTTATAGGACAAAACTTCTACCCATTTGCAAACTATTCCTACCAGTAGCAAAAGCCAAGGTATGAAGCAACGAGATAAACcatatgaaatatcctaaatcCGACccaaatagttacaaaatacatatttattgcCTTATTGGGCTTGGCACAATTTACCTTCTTGCTTTTAAAACGAGAGTTGAATTTCATAATGAGTTGTGTTGATGGCCTACCCGGTTCGCCCATTGGGCCgaagagaaaaacaaaaacaactgaTAACATTGATCATAAATTGAAGTGAATAAAATCTGTTGTCTAATTAATTACATCgatattcttttttaaaattttaaagatattcCAGGTCTATAGAGGGGTTCAGGCTAATCCGCAAAGGGGTAATACGGTCTACGGATAAACTCTCATTCTGAGTATTCAAATAGACTTATATTCGTGTGGCCATAAAACAAAGTGTGTGGTAGGGTGCTTTCGAATCCGGATTACTTGGCAATCCTAAAGTCAACTTATCACTAAACCACCACTTTGTGGTTTACCTCAATATTCTTTTTACAACAACCAAACCTGAGAATCTGATTAAAACATCTTGTTGGCTTTTGTTGGTTGTAAActtgtaaacaaaattttactaGGCTTTGACAATATGCGCCTTCTTGCTTTTGTAACGagttccttttttaaaaaaaaaacagtcctCCCAAACCAATATCTGATAATATCtgaatatgtataatatattttagtgaGAACTCGTGCACCGATCTGGTCTGTGAGAGGATTAAGACGGTCAGTACTGATAACAAAAATCAAAGGAGATGGAACCAAGTCGGACTTGCGTCAAGTCCcaagttagtttggtttgatttgagtTAGGCGAGTGCCATGCATTACATATTTAATCAAATAAGGGAAGAATTTTTACGAGAAAAATCGGCCAATTCATACATCAACAGAGAGTTGCGATCTCGATGAATACATAAACACGTACCATGTactaaaacatacatcaacacaaaatatattcaaatttcaTACATGTACAAAGATATTTAGGTTATTTCATACATTGACCGTCTTTCTGTTAGTCAAATGATAATGGATGCTGATGTGGCTTTAACGGATGCTAACGTggcttttatattttaattaattaataaaaagtaaTACAAATCATTTGTCGTTGGGTGGAGTCAAACCCAGGTTCGAGCAATATTGAAACAAACACTGAACCATTGTGCAAAACCAGATTATTGGTTACGTTAACTATTGTGTCTTATTTATGCCTAATATGTTatgttcatatatttctaattatctaaaattagttctataaatatataaattctaagtaattatatttaattacctTAATTATTGTTATTGTGTTCTAACAAAAATCagtaatttcaaaatataattttaaaaatcaaaaagcattttcgaaatttaaaaagaaaatatgaaaaaatatttttttaaaaattcaaaaattattataaaaggtTTGAATCTGAAAgcgtattttcaaaaatacttttcagatttagttatattttttatttattcaaataatttaagcaattatttaaataaaaataattatttaaataaagctctataaatataaataattatttaaataaataaaaataaaataaaaatatttttaagatatttttgaattatctgttttcaaattcaattttttaaaataataatttgttggaaattgtttttcaattgtttttcatattttctttttaaattttttaaaatgtttttttattttcaaatattttatttttaatttaaaaaatttaaaaaaaattataacacaataacaataattttgGTAAATAAACACAATTTCTtagaatttatatatgttttgtggaactaattttagataattataaatatatgaacgAAATATATTAGATATAAGTAAGACATAATAGATAACGTAGTGATGTAGTCAATAACCTTGTGTGGCACAGTGGTTGAGTGCATGGTTCATAATGGGCTGAACTCAGGTCCGATCCCCTTACATCAGattcaaaatatttgtattatttttttatttattaaataaaatataaaaactacatCAGTATCCGTTAAAACCACGTCAGCATCCATTACCATTTATTTAACGGAGACACGATCAATGTATGGATAGACCTAAATATCTTTGTGCATGTATGAAGtttgaatatattttgtgttgatgtatgttttagcACATGATACATGTTTATGTACTGATCGGAACCGCGACCCTCTCTTGATGTATGAATTGGCCGATTTCCTTGTTTTATGGTTTGTGTGGTCAAATTGGTTAATTTCCCCCTAACCACAAATATTAATCACTGGATTAATAGATTATGCTTTATATATAGGGTAATAAGGGAAGAGGTTTTATGGTTTATCTGTATTAAGAATATGGCACACGTTGGAGTAATAGATTATGCTATTACCAGGTAATAACTTTACCTAATACAAATGTGATTCGTTGTCAACTTTCTTACACCGACATAAGCAAAGGCCAATTTTGTGTTTTCGATGATTTTGATATACCTTCAATTATTTTACCATATTGAATCGACGAACTAACTTACCGGCATAGTAAAGGAAAATATTAGACCAAATTTTGAagtgttaatatatataatcataggTTTTTGGATTGTTAGAAAATTGTTACCTTTTTTACGAAATCAAcgcccccccccaaaaaaaaaatttcaggaCAACATAATAACACTATcaaattttcttaatctttttaTATGTGTAATTGTCCTAAGCAAAACTGAATTGTAATTCGGATTCAGTTTATTGCACTTTCTTTAGAGCCATACAAAATTGAGAATCTGATTGTAACAGCATACTAATCCGAAAACAATAATGAGATATTGAGACCCCACGGCACTCCAAGTCTTTGACTGTCAAGTGTCAACCTATGCTACATCGAAACGAAATCGGATACGTTGAAGCTGAAGCGTACGAAAACGCATAAGCgagattttctaaaaatttaagaaGCGGATACGTGGTggaagtatatatgcatatatatatacatatatacactaaaatataagacaaaagttaaaactatttaagactaattatatgatttaaatttaaaataaaacatttatttataataattttgaaattatttcatattaaaactatgaaaatactcataaattaagtttaaaataaattagtatattaattatttttaatacttcataaataattgaaaaaatatatttgaatatatgctatatctttaataaaaacctTAATGCATAAATATAACTTAtagtattagttttaatatttgaatgTTTCTATTTCattacaattaaaattttgattttatataaattaaaaattatgattttctatgtttattgatttatacattgtgttttaaaaaataaaagtgtgATTCCAAAACAAAATCGTAAACTTCCAACGtgcttttaaataaaatattttgaaaacgtTTTGGAATCGAGATTCCGTAAGCTTCCACAAGGTTTCGATTCCGATTTcggttccgaagcgggaagcggacgtccgatgaagcttccgtgcaaccTAGGTGTCAACTAATTTGGTCAAGATAATTAGTTCATTTAAAAACACTCCTTTTTTTATCaactattttttcatttaaacaCACTCTTAAAGCGTGGGACAAAATTATCCACGTAGTTGTAAAGCGTTAAGAATCATGATTTCATTAATTAGGTAAATGGTAGACTAGTCCGTAAATTTTAGAGTCTAGAATCTTGCAACTTGTATTACTAAAACATCATTGTAAATTCCAAATATTTAATGGTCAACTTCTTCTGTGAAGGGCGGCGTGAATCATGGACTTTATAAAATAATCTCAATATGTATTACTGTTATATGATTTTCAACCCTTTTCCAAACATATATGAACACTTCAGTTCACGCGCTCCTAATAAACTTTGTCTTGTACGGATTTATTGAAAGCTATTTTTCGCAGTTACTGTTTTAGCAAGAAAGTTTTGAGTAAAAACGATTTAACACCCTTTTATGAAATTAGATTATCAGGATTTAGATAATTCAAAACCATGTGATTCATGCAAAAAAAGTTCTGTGTTGAACTGAAGgagtgaagaaaaaaataaccaGACACATTTAAGTCAAATTTGATCGAAGCACAACTTTATCTTGAGGATTaataaaaacattcaaatgataATCAAACCTCCAAGTATACAAGATAAATTTGTTGAAGCGAGAGTTTTACTGAGATACCTGAAAGATAGAAACGAATTGGAGCTGAAATTGATTTTGGGAGTTGGAACCAGAGAAATGAAGAGCAGGGGAAAAGTAAATGCTGATATGAGAAgctgaaaattaaaattaagacATCGTATTGGAATTGAACTGTAGAAAACTAGAAAATCATCTCCTAcctttcaatgaaaaaaaaaagaaaaagcaaacaaaactgaattaacattattatgtttaaaaaaaaacaaagatgtattcataaaataaatattgggacggagtttattatatataacatGTTTGTTTTAATAGATATATCTAAGTTTCGatttataaaaaacttaaagtATGAACTCATGTAAAATTGGTTGCAGTCATTAAGAATTAACTTCCACACCTAAAACATCCAAGATAACACGTTACGTAATTTTCATGCGTGATGCTGaatgaagagaaagaagaacaatCTTACACGACGAGgacaaaaaggaaactaaaagaAACCTGTTTTGAAACGTTGGAGCTTGAGATGCACACGCGAGTGGGATAAAAGATAAAGCATATGATTAATAGTAAAACATCTAGAGGGTCTGACTCACGACTATTTTAGTATCGATGACGTTTCCATGACTCAACACAACTCGCCGTACCAAAAGTATTGCCGTACTTCCTCTTTAATTTACCAAAATACCTATTTCCCAAATTGCGTTTTGTCTTTATTTTATCCTTTTATAGGCTTTTAATAATAACAACtaaattttgatccgcgcttggaaagcgcggagttgttggattatattataatacaaagttttattatatcgaaaaacataatttttaacagctatataatctacaaattagtttatttgagattttatttgtacacttttacgtaagttttttttcgacatgagaattatatccagatcaaaaaaacaaaccaaaccgaCTCAAAATTATAGGTTAGTTCACGTCCAGAAAAGATAAcctattgtgtttttttttatccgcAGGTCTTTGTTTGAGTTCGGGTCCTACCCTAGATCCGATCATAAATATGTgcttattaggtatatttggatattacgaatatgtttccggtattatggatatttttttaagtttttggtttatgattagagttttgatttcaggtaaatttttcaaattaaaaaaaaaattgggtatttggataaaattttgggtatttttcagtTCATCGTGTTAGATTTTGAatgagattttaaatttttaggtatttgaatttttttggtatttgtttggagtttcaaatacttttcgtgtttcagatattttcagattttttatatattttgaattctttTAGGATCTTAAATACCTGAACAGATGTGGACTCATTACGTCCATATCAGGTCCAATAaccttttgatatagatttttaacgttattgtacaaaaacatggttgatgaaatatttttctgagtaAAAGTATCATAAGAAATAGTATTAagatctgttaaaaatatttaaaatattgtatgattagaatgattaatgtattatcagaaaaataataaatagttatacataACTCCAACAacattttatattagattttttaaaactcttttccttttaatagtattgattcgttttaagtgaaagtatataaaagtataatatctaaacaaataattttcaaaatcttgaataatCAATATTGATATCGTGAAGTCGGGTTAGCTTTAATAGAACCAAtgaatttcttcatttttgtgaaggtaacatgaatattcagaaaaatcatttttaaatatgaaaatattatcaaactataaacggttgaaagtttagtatatgatatgagattttagtgagaaaatttatatatgatatgattactttattataaacgaaagagaaagttagaatgtacacatatatgtcttgtaatttatcttgctttaaatcatatattatatgataaaagtgataatataaaacattagtttcaatgcttttacgattaaaaatcaaaatgataaatataataatagtaatgattaggatttaggagtgagatttaaataaataaaagaattgactaaattattgttagagaaatatatggcaacattgttagtataaatttaaggtaagaccaaaaaataatgagttatatgaaatggtccaaacaacttttataggtagatttttttagattccttatcttttaatagtattgatataacatgcatatatctatatataaatatatatatagaataactAGAAAGTAGTGGACATGTTACATTGGTAAATTCCTCTAAAATAAGGTTTAGACTATATAAGTTTAATTTCTTCTAGAAAGtagatattttcttatatatggcCTCTAAGTTATTTAGGGTTATTAAAATTGTATCTAGTAGACCAACTTATCGTTGGTTATGCATCAtacattatatttaattttatatagattTAGATTTCTGCTATATATACTTATTGACGAAAACAACTCTTCAATTTTATTGCTCATAAGTAGATTACTTAACTCATTTGTTGGTATCGAAATTAGTAGTgtatattcaatttataagaGGTATTGAATTTTGTAGGCATATTGAACCGTATTTTACTATGatgtaatattttgttttctaaacaTAAGTTTTAGCAGTGAACTTCAGACCTATCAATTGGATATCTATTTTATGTGTGACATTGACATTTCTAACAGTCTTAattctctatatattattattaaatggtTAATGAAATTCGAATTCAGCTATGTATTAGCTAGTTCTTTGCATGACCGATTGAGTTTTTTTTACTGATTTTGGCGTTTAGCTAAAAAACCAAAATGGCAACTGGTGTATCATATACTAACTCATGGCCTTATTGATTATGTTTGCATGTATATCTAAGCCGTTGAACATGATGACATACTTGTACTAGTAGGCCTTTTCATACATTAATATACTCTGTTATTATTGTCTTTTGATATTTCGTACATTGGTTATTCACTTATTTGGTTAGAGTAGACGTATAGCTGATATCTGGGTATTTGTAATCCGGTATTTGTAATCCGCGCTATCTCAATTTATGATTTGTTTGCTCCACCATTATGTAGGTATTTAGTGTTTGAATATTCGATAAAGTTTTGGTATTTTTAGCCggatatcttatatatttcttataaataaataaatttcaggAGTGAAAAGCtacaataaatgtaaaaaataacatttcattataaattataaattttgttttcttttaaatatttaatacctaaataattaatgtaatgaataaaaatattgtaaaaattgcagtaataaaatttatacaattatttatatacacacatatatatacatatatattagacagtaaattttgttttggtatTAGAGTTACCTATATTAGGATTTCTTAGATCAAATCTAAAAATACAACAAATCAAACTAAATATCAGGGATGTAATACCTGCCCCTAATATAGACTAACACAAAACTATTATTGAACGTGAGAGTCAACGAGGCGATGTTTTTTCAGCAAGAGGAAAGGGTAAAACTATAATTTCAATAAACCAAATACAAAGGTCAATGCAAAGATAAGCTTAGTTTCAGCTTATATAAACACGATCGTAAATCTATAATTCAACAAACTCTTCGTTTcgttttttcatttctcaacCAAAGCGCACACACACgcaaaaagtgtttttttttcgagaaaccaaatcaaatcaaatggaaaaggaaagagagatagagatgatcaacaagatgGCAAGCTGCTTGATTTATCTATCAAAGGCTCACCAACACGACACCAAAAGCCGCGTTTTCGCGTGCAAGACATGCAACAAGGAGTTCCCGTCGTTCCAAGCCTTGGGAGGCCACCGAGCAAGCCACCGCAGATCGGCTGCGCTTGAAGGCCACGCACCTCCTTCTCCCAAGAGAGTCAAACCGGTGAAACACGAGTGTCCTATATGCGGTGCCGAGTTCGCCGTAGGGCAAGCCTTGGGTGGTCACATGCGGAAGCatagaggaggaggaggtagcCGAAGCTTGGCACCAGCGCCGGTGACTATGAAGAAATCCGGCGGCGGTAATGGGAAAAGGGTCTTGTGTATGGATTTGAACTTGACGCCGGGAGAGAATGATGATTTGAAGTTGGAGCTTGGGATGTTGTGATTTACTGatctttttaccttttcttcttttgtggGTTTATACTTGTGTAGAgatatgttattttgttttattttaggaCTCCAGTAGTTTTGTATAAAGAACTTTATGGTACTGTTATTTATagacatatatacatattatctATATATTGTCGAGTTATTACAATTAAAGAACtaaatctttttgtttaattatttttggggTATCGTCAAATATTTGGGAATGAAAatacagtataacctctttaaattaatactatataaattaatatacactaaaaatttctataaaataatacaattttatagtctcaaattgagtttttggtttaattaatatatcgataaattaatatctctatataaattaataaaaaattatagttttggtgtagtctcaactttattaatttatagaggtttcacactgtatgttatatgtttttgtaaGAAAACACGGCAGGTTTAGATTGTTAGTTAATAGAGTGATTGTGATTTAGTGATTGTTTTGTTAGTAGTAAAGCTTCCAATGAAACAAAGATCTATTTTTGTCAGTGATCAACCAATTTTTAAATCGACTATGGAAAAACTCAAATCCAAGTCTCTAATTCCAGAATAAGTTTATCATCGCTAAATCATTATAAATAGGTGCGTTctataaacaaaccaaaaaggATTTTTCCATAAGCAGAAGTGCATCTTGGTTTTGTTATTTGTCTATAAATAGAACATCtcagtttttttatttgtctaTACATAGGACATTTAGTTCTGTTTTAACGCTTGGTATATATCGTACTCCACTTACCAAATATCTGCTAAAAGCTATTGGGACAAAAGAAAAGTCATGTACAGTACTATACTagaaatttcaatattttatttcgtTAACGCTATGACTTTTTGGTTTACAGAAATTGACTGATtagtatttcaaaatttatgtcATTGTCATGGAGAATCAAAGTATCCagataaaataaatctcaactAAAATGAGTCGATGGTGATAAATGTTTGTGTGGAACGATAGATATGATAAAGAATAAGCAAGTGTTTGTAGTTTAGTGGTCGTAGTCATGTAGAAGATTGATTTTCGCTAGATGTACTtttcttgttatctaaccaACGCATAATTTATATAGAGTTTGCATATTTCAGTTAGTAGGATGTAAGGATGAATATTCATGCGATGAAATGCATCGATACCAGTTTGTTGCAATGATTGGACCTATTGGAAGTTTGTAGTGCCACTACAGTAGTGGTGTAGTACTTTcttgtaaatttgaagagagAAACCAAGTTTCAGCGTAAGTACTTAATAAGTAATATTAAGATGGCAACCATCCTAGCTAGCCAGGAATATATAGGCTACGATCCCCTATTAATTACCTGGTGATCAGACAAAACTGTCTAGAGACTatcaatttcattaatttacaaaagtttttttttttttttgagaaagggcttttaatttacaaaaatattttaaaccacATGTGGTATGTGGATAATGGAATTAGCTGtttgacatttaaaaaaataccatCAAACAGAATCGACGAAGTAACAACAATTCAAATTAATAAGAGAAGCCCAAAGTAGAAAATGACCTTTAAAGTTTGTCAAGAAAAGTTTTAGAATCAATTGATAATAACGATAATTTCTTGATCAAATAGTACTCcagtatataattttaaactgaATAGTCTTCAACAAATTTTCAGAACTATCATTTTCACCATTGTCACTATGAAACAATGATGGGGCCTATGCAACTAATTAATGGTTGGAAGCAAGGAATCATATTTCGTGGTGATTTGGTTTTAGAAAAATGTTTTGGTTTGTTTCGTTGTGAAGATGACAATGATGTATAAGTTTGTCTTTAGTTTCCCGGCCTAAAGTGTTCATACATGGAATCAGGCTTGTAAGACGAACTGCTAGTTGAATTGGTGATTGGGGCTGTTCCTTAATCCATCTAGATGAATCTCGATGGAGATAAGATTTTTATTCTTCTACCCATTAAAAGTGCAAGTCATCCGAATAGTTCActtagataaatttttaaatttatgtttaattttgaaaatcagcTGTTTAATCCAATTTGAACTATGTTTCTGCCAAAATTGGATAATGTTTATTATATTCCTAATATAATTGACAAATTACAAACCTAACCTAATATCATTTTGTCACTCACGAAAAATTACAAAACCgcaaaattcatttttccgcaaaaactataaaatcattttctcgtcaaaaccaaaaaaaaaaaattcgtcaaaaccaaaaaattttgttttcatgtcAAAACTGAAAATCACTTTTTTCCGCCAAACTTGAAAAATCTCGCTTTCCCGctgaagcaaaaaaaatatgttttcccgCAAAGCTAAAAAACTTGATTTCCcgtaaaaaaatcacatttttttgccaaaatcgaaaaatctcgttttcccgtaaaaccaaaaaaactcattttctaACCAACAAATTTCCATTTTCcagcaaaaccaaaaaatctaattttaaaataattttattgtgaatataatttagactaaataataaaactcaatatattaaaattaatatcaaatatatgattaaaCTCATCTAgatggaaatgaaaataaagaaacgaACATAAATCCATCAAGACGATTCATCCATATAAGCCTTTTGGATGGACAAACAAATAGtctcataaaatttaaatagatcATCTAGATAGATTATACAGATGGATCAGCTGGATGGATATGCCAAATGGTGAAATGAACATCCCCATTCAGATAAATTTACAGCAGCCTCCACTAATGTCCAACCTGTAATATtctatccaaaatataaaaGTCGAAGTCCTTTATGCATGTCTTGGTAGAGTTTGGATACTCTAAAAGCAACTGTATCCactatcccctatatattatttgagaaacattacaacttctttttgtagccacatgtcatcactaagatgattcttagaatcattagagaaatatgttggtccatctaattttataataagattttttattaaactaacaataaatttataattaatgtacttcattatttccttaaataaaatttacggaattgcctaatgtggctaaagtatatatgacaattaatatttttgaataataaagatttgataaaaattagtgtatcttctatcatattggttcaattttaaactattaaataaattaaacaatcacaataaccatataataaaaaatttagatttttctgtaatgttatattttgaattttggaaaacgactttaaattactaaaactgttaaaagtctcacattcaaatgattaaaaaattatataagtaaaaagtataatttaattaattattaagattgatatatatatatatatatatcgttttaaattaaactataaaccatataaaatacataaatcttttagtttcaaaatttactttgaacaattttttggtaaaagttttgaacgaacattgacaacttatttttttaaattataaattattaaaattattaatctcacaatgaaaattttgttatcagtaatttaaaatttttctataaaagatacaaatgatcaaaaaaaaaattatatgagtagaaatcatcatttaatagacattaatattaaaaatatactaaaatatactatgtatgttagtatcatttaaatttgattacatatcctatcaaatattaaaaaaaattggattaataaaattgatttatattttcagaccaatttaattatatatttaatagttactgacttttaattattcaatatatatttattatttcataatatgtaaaaatatttaatacatcaaataatttttatatataatgttcatcccgcgcaaggcgcggatcttaacctagtttacAATTAATTGTTATGTTAGTTAGTCGTATAGTTTGCGACGAACAATCCTTTCTGCATTTCTTGGTCGAGTACTTGGATTCCGAACGAAGTCAAAACTGAAGATTAAGACTTAGTAAGACGTCATAACGGCAACGAAATCGCAACGGAAGTTGTGTCAATGGTTGAAACCTAAAACCGGTAACTCCGTTTGAGTAAGGGTATGACTgcttttcccgctaccacccgcaaacgcagcttttgcggttggtagcggttgctggcgttttgcaacaatcgttcaaaccgctctaaaccgcttcaaatcgctccaaatcgctctgaacctcataaattcaaaagctggttccagctagcgtttgcggttgcgggcgtttgcgggaagataaaaaaaaattattttttttccaaaacaatataaatacaaaaataaaaaaattcaataaaaaaattaaattgaaattataaaaatgctaaaatatatcaattaaattttaat is from Brassica napus cultivar Da-Ae chromosome A4, Da-Ae, whole genome shotgun sequence and encodes:
- the LOC106450035 gene encoding zinc finger protein ZAT12-like, which encodes MEKEREIEMINKMASCLIYLSKAHQHDTKSRVFACKTCNKEFPSFQALGGHRASHRRSAALEGHAPPSPKRVKPVKHECPICGAEFAVGQALGGHMRKHRGGGGSRSLAPAPVTMKKSGGGNGKRVLCMDLNLTPGENDDLKLELGML